The nucleotide sequence GCGCTGCCGCCACGCCTCGGCCTCCTCCCTGGTGCGGTAGGTGAGCGGGTCGCCGACGTAGTGGCCGTAGTAGCGGTAGGTCTTGCACTCGAGGAGCGTCGGGCCCTCGCCGGCGCGGGCGCGTGCGACGGCTGCGCCCGCCTTCTCGTGGACGTCGAAGAAGTCCATGCCGTCGGCGATCGCGCTCGCCATCGCATAGGCCCCGGCGCGGGTGGCGAGGTCGCGCACCGGCGTGACGAACTCCATCGGCGTCGCCTCGCCGTAGCCGTTGTTCTCGATCACGAAGACCGCGGGCAGCTTCCACACCGCGGCCAGGTTGAGCGCCTCGTGGAACTGGCCCTGGTTCGTGGCGCCGTCCCCGAAGAACGCGACCGCCACGCGGCCGGTCCGCTTCACCTGCGCGGTGAGCGCCGCCCCCACCGTGAGCGGGATGCCCGCGCCGACGATGCCGTTCGCGCCGAGCATGCCGCGGTCGAGGTCGGCGATGTGCATGGACCCGCCCTTCCCCTTGCACACGCCCGTCCGCCGCCCGAACAGCTCGGCCATCATGGCGCGCAGGTCGACGCCCTTGGCGATGGCGTGGCCGTGGCCGCGGTGGGTGGAGGCGACGTAGTCGCGGTCGCCGAGATGCGCGCACACGCCGACCGCGACCGCCTCCTCGCCGGCGTAGAGGTGGAGGAAGCCGGCGAGCTGGCCCGCGTTCACCAGCTCGGCGAGCTTCTCCTCGAAGACCCGGATGCGGCGCATCTGGCGATAGAGATCCATCAGGGTTTCCGTGGAGAGCGGCATGACGGACTCCTAGTCCCGTTGCCCGGCGCCTGGCAAGGCGGGGTCTCGTTACGTCAACTTGCCGCTCCGAGAAACTCCTGGATGCACGACCTCACGCACGCCCGTACAGCCGCCGGAGCTCCTGCTTGGCTCGCTCCAGCGTCCGCCGCCGGGACGGGTCGAGATTCCGCCCGGCCCGGTTGATGTAGAACGTGAGCATCGACATCGCCGACCGGAACGGGTCCACTCTTCTGCGCCGGCTGCGCTCGGCCGAGCGGCGCAGCGATTCGGCGATGGCGCGCGGGCTGGGCTTCTTGAAGACGTCCCTCTCGAGGTCGAGCGCGTTGCTGCGCTCGGTCACTTCGCGCGACCAGCGTCGCGTGCCCGTCCGCCGACGCGTCGACGAACGACGATTCGCTTCCTTGGCGCCCACGCGGGCAACATAGGCCCGGGATGCCGGGATCAAGTCCCGGCCCGCTCGGCGAGCGCGACCCCGTCCCGCCCGTGGCGCTACGGGGGGCCGCACCGCGCG is from Deltaproteobacteria bacterium and encodes:
- a CDS encoding thiamine pyrophosphate-dependent dehydrogenase E1 component subunit alpha yields the protein MPLSTETLMDLYRQMRRIRVFEEKLAELVNAGQLAGFLHLYAGEEAVAVGVCAHLGDRDYVASTHRGHGHAIAKGVDLRAMMAELFGRRTGVCKGKGGSMHIADLDRGMLGANGIVGAGIPLTVGAALTAQVKRTGRVAVAFFGDGATNQGQFHEALNLAAVWKLPAVFVIENNGYGEATPMEFVTPVRDLATRAGAYAMASAIADGMDFFDVHEKAGAAVARARAGEGPTLLECKTYRYYGHYVGDPLTYRTREEAEAWRQRDPLGRFEERTVREGLVEPGNLRRIDAEVTAEVEDAVRAAQEAPPPDPADVATDVYVNG
- a CDS encoding DUF3175 domain-containing protein; translated protein: MIPASRAYVARVGAKEANRRSSTRRRTGTRRWSREVTERSNALDLERDVFKKPSPRAIAESLRRSAERSRRRRVDPFRSAMSMLTFYINRAGRNLDPSRRRTLERAKQELRRLYGRA